The following are encoded together in the Kribbella voronezhensis genome:
- a CDS encoding cupin domain-containing protein — MRTFDLITGESLFVKDLRVVRWEQYELGGQMPFQAMWYSVPPGSESPIDQHPELELSIVVAGTAHVLVGGAEHEITHGNAFLLSSTEAHVVQNRSDDELLTVFSAYWMPVTGERPVEAVTADHA; from the coding sequence ATGCGTACATTCGATTTGATCACCGGCGAGAGCCTGTTTGTGAAAGACCTCCGGGTCGTTCGCTGGGAGCAATACGAACTCGGCGGGCAAATGCCTTTCCAGGCAATGTGGTACAGCGTTCCGCCCGGGTCGGAGAGCCCGATCGACCAGCACCCCGAACTGGAGTTGTCGATCGTCGTCGCGGGGACCGCGCACGTTCTGGTCGGCGGCGCGGAGCACGAGATCACCCACGGCAACGCGTTCCTGCTCAGCAGCACCGAGGCGCACGTCGTCCAGAATCGTTCGGACGACGAACTGCTGACCGTCTTCAGCGCGTACTGGATGCCTGTCACCGGTGAAAGACCGGTCGAAGCCGTGACGGCCGACCATGCTTGA
- a CDS encoding class I tRNA ligase family protein, translated as MLDQDGIEPVTVITFPQPTVNGPLHLGHLAGPYVAADIAARAARARGERVVVTTGLDVHQNYVLTRAEREGIEVGVMTADFRADIKETYELARIGYDRFSDPLTDEHAPIIRQLMNHLVASGATPMREVTLHACSDCSRTLHESYLVGLCRGCKAPAAGGACEQCGAFTYVDSMIDPVCGRCGGEPRPFQATVPVLRMEDHREALTAMWLRAELPPSVRALIGRQLADGLPEIALAYPTNWGIEGDAALTGLRIGPYTEVALTDLYNVAKAVDPDAGDLPGYLAALGRVGNLWHFLGLDNAYWYALYWQAIWAAAGVNPLPVSGLVVNEFYLLDGSKFSTSRNHVVGANEILRDEDPGMVRLYLAWDRPDRYRSDFSWKAFRAFADRIGPLLDGTRTCAEPLHPVLAEIELARAQDALRPSGFDPALAVRIMIDLLAAGVRDTGSLRAALTGAGE; from the coding sequence ATGCTTGACCAGGATGGGATTGAACCGGTCACGGTGATCACCTTCCCGCAGCCGACCGTCAACGGGCCGCTGCACCTCGGGCACCTGGCCGGTCCCTATGTCGCCGCCGACATCGCCGCCAGGGCCGCACGGGCCAGGGGCGAGCGAGTCGTCGTCACGACCGGCTTGGACGTCCACCAGAACTACGTGCTCACCCGGGCCGAACGCGAAGGCATCGAGGTCGGCGTGATGACGGCGGATTTCCGCGCCGACATCAAGGAGACCTACGAACTCGCCCGGATCGGTTACGACCGGTTCAGCGACCCGCTGACCGACGAGCACGCGCCGATCATCCGGCAGCTGATGAACCACCTGGTCGCCAGCGGGGCCACGCCGATGCGCGAGGTCACACTGCATGCCTGCAGCGACTGCTCGCGCACCCTGCACGAGTCCTACCTGGTCGGTCTCTGCCGCGGTTGCAAGGCTCCAGCGGCAGGAGGCGCGTGCGAGCAGTGCGGGGCGTTCACCTACGTCGACTCGATGATCGATCCGGTCTGCGGCCGGTGCGGCGGCGAGCCGAGGCCCTTCCAGGCAACGGTTCCGGTACTGCGGATGGAGGATCACCGCGAAGCTCTCACGGCGATGTGGTTGCGGGCCGAGCTGCCGCCGTCGGTGCGCGCCCTGATCGGCCGGCAACTGGCCGACGGCCTGCCGGAGATCGCCCTGGCCTACCCGACGAACTGGGGTATCGAGGGCGACGCGGCCTTGACCGGGCTGCGGATCGGCCCCTACACCGAGGTCGCGTTGACCGATCTCTACAACGTCGCCAAAGCCGTCGATCCGGACGCCGGCGATCTGCCCGGATACCTGGCCGCGCTCGGCCGGGTGGGAAACCTCTGGCACTTCCTCGGCCTCGACAACGCGTACTGGTACGCCTTGTACTGGCAGGCCATCTGGGCCGCGGCCGGAGTGAATCCCTTGCCGGTTTCCGGTCTAGTCGTGAATGAGTTCTATCTGCTGGACGGAAGCAAATTCTCGACCAGCCGCAATCACGTCGTCGGAGCGAACGAAATACTCCGCGACGAGGACCCGGGAATGGTCCGGCTTTACCTCGCCTGGGACCGCCCGGACCGTTATCGCAGCGACTTCAGCTGGAAAGCGTTCCGCGCTTTTGCCGACCGGATCGGCCCATTGCTGGACGGCACCCGGACCTGCGCCGAGCCGCTCCACCCGGTGCTCGCCGAGATCGAGCTGGCCCGGGCACAGGACGCGCTCCGGCCGTCGGGTTTCGACCCGGCGCTGGCCGTCCGGATCATGATCGACCTGCTCGCCGCCGGAGTCCGGGACACCGGGTCGCTGCGCGCGGCCCTGACCGGGGCAGGCGAGTAG